Proteins co-encoded in one Methanothrix sp. genomic window:
- a CDS encoding radical SAM protein — translation MLLVAWESTGACNLNCSYCRASAEPVPSADELSTGEIKGLIREMAPLGAMLIISGGEPLLRPDVFEVARYAADSGVRVSLASNGTLITPEIVDRILLSGISRVSISLDGASAGTNDATRGKGSFDLALKGMRALSGRVEFQINMTVTPVNINELDPLLDLAEREGAAAVHIFFMVPTGRGRDVESISPEMQMSLLERIASEERSIEIRPTCAPQYGRVLLGRRSHGRSAGGCIAGIRFVFISRTGEIFPCGYFPLSAGSIRERSFSEIWSSSPLLNDLRERKLKGRCGSCGYVRTCGGCRARAYALTGDYLGEDPTCAWRGSIG, via the coding sequence ATGCTGCTCGTAGCCTGGGAGTCGACAGGAGCCTGCAACCTGAACTGCAGCTACTGCAGGGCGTCTGCAGAGCCAGTGCCATCTGCAGATGAGCTCAGCACTGGTGAGATAAAAGGTCTGATAAGAGAGATGGCTCCCCTCGGAGCGATGCTGATAATCTCCGGAGGCGAGCCTCTGCTCCGGCCGGATGTCTTCGAGGTGGCGAGATACGCAGCCGATTCCGGGGTCAGGGTCTCTCTCGCCTCAAACGGCACGCTCATAACACCTGAGATCGTGGACAGGATTCTCCTCTCAGGGATCTCCAGGGTGAGCATCAGTCTTGATGGCGCGAGCGCCGGGACTAACGATGCCACACGTGGAAAGGGCTCATTCGATCTGGCCCTCAAAGGCATGCGGGCTCTGAGTGGAAGGGTCGAGTTCCAGATCAACATGACAGTGACACCGGTAAATATCAATGAGCTTGATCCTCTTTTGGACCTCGCAGAGCGGGAGGGCGCGGCGGCTGTGCACATATTCTTCATGGTCCCCACCGGCAGGGGCAGAGACGTCGAGAGCATCTCTCCTGAGATGCAGATGTCCCTTCTTGAGAGAATTGCATCAGAAGAACGATCGATCGAGATACGCCCCACGTGCGCGCCGCAGTACGGCAGGGTGCTCCTGGGGAGGAGATCGCATGGGCGCAGCGCCGGAGGCTGCATAGCAGGAATCAGGTTTGTCTTCATCTCGAGAACCGGAGAGATCTTCCCATGCGGCTACTTCCCCCTGTCCGCGGGCAGCATACGCGAGCGTTCATTCTCAGAGATATGGAGCAGCTCACCGCTTCTGAACGATCTCAGGGAGCGAAAGCTGAAGGGCAGATGCGGGAGCTGTGGTTATGTAAGAACCTGCGGCGGCTGCAGAGCTCGGGCATACGCGCTCACCGGTGATTATCTGGGAGAGGATCCGACATGCGCCTGGAGGGGATCCATTGGATGA